A section of the Telopea speciosissima isolate NSW1024214 ecotype Mountain lineage chromosome 3, Tspe_v1, whole genome shotgun sequence genome encodes:
- the LOC122655893 gene encoding paramyosin-like isoform X1, with product MASAGDEDADVVLSDVEGEDSVPEVLKIPSQEDISVEKFREILAELERERQAREAAESAKSEMQVSFNRLKVLAHEAIKKRDEITKLRNEALREKEEALRSNEKLSGELAEALKLKDEISKHQEDRARQLDEAVKARDFSRSEIEGTAHMLVSGIEKISGKISNFKNFSGSGLPRSQKYSGLRAVAYGIIKRTNEIVEELIRQIDVATKSRNEAREQMEQRNYEIAIEVSQLEATISGLREEVVKKASKAENLEKSIADKDVKISEIDRQMSEKLDAVEKEATGLRELVNDYDHKLKNLELNLESQRPLLVEQLNYISKIHDRVYHVIRVVDVNKSDQSDFSESLFLPQGMDMDENLRASLAGMESIYSLVNIAAQKVSDAMEERTSETKGLNETLAQLVKDKQQIGSLLRSALSRRMSSDSLSKTNEVLHSAENGFREAGIYFRFSNLQHGDNDKSGAVDIEKDEVFTLAGALENSVKEYQLEIIDLQNSVGELRAELCILKANVEAQATELSQRKHRIEELEEKERVANENVEGLMMDIAAAEEEISRWKVAAEQEAAAGRAIEQEYLAQLSAVRQELDDAKQAMMESEKKLKFKEETAEAAMAARDAADKSLKLADLRASRLRDRMEELSHQLEESDIREDSRIRNRPRYICWPWEWLGLNFVGYHLSETQQQNSNEMELSEPLL from the exons ATGGCGAGCGCTGGCGATGAAGATGCCGATGTTGTTCTCAGCGATGTGGAGGGGGAGGATTCCGTCCCCGAAGTCCTCAAAATTCCGTCTCAAGAAGATATTTCTGTGGAGAAATTTAGAGAGATTCTTGCAGAGCTTGAACGTGAGCGACAAGCTAGGGAGGCTGCGGAGAGTGCCAAATCCGAGATGCAGGTGTCTTTTAATCGCTTGAAAGTGCTTGCTCATGAGGCGATAAAGAAGCGTGACGAGATCACGAAGCTGAGGAATGAGGCATTACGGGAAAAGGAAGAAGCGTTGAGATCGAATGAGAAGTTATCAGGGGAACTAGCGGAGGCTCTGAAGCTGAAAGATGAAATTTCGAAACACCAGGAGGATAGGGCTCGGCAGCTTGATGAAGCTGTGAAAGCAAGGGACTTCTCGCGTTCGGAAATTGAAGGCACTGCCCATATGCTTGTGAGTGGTATCGAGAAGATCTCTGGAAAGATTAGTAACTTCAAGAATTTTTCTGGGTCTGGGCTTCCTAGATCTCAGAAGTACAGCGGATTACGGGCTGTTGCTTATGGAATTATCAAGAGAACAAACGAAATTGTTGAAGAACTTATTAGGCAGATTGACGTGGCAACTAAGTCCAGAAATGAAGCTCGTGAGCAGATGGAACAAAGAAATTATGAAATAGCTATTGAAGTTTCTCAACTTGAAGCCACGATTAGTGGGTTGAGGGAGGAGGTGGTGAAGAAAGCATCTAAAGCTGAGAATCTGGAGAAGTCAATTGCTGATAAAGATGTGAAGATATCTGAGATAGATAGACAGATGTCAGAGAAGCTGGACGCGGTGGAGAAGGAGGCAACGGGGTTAAGGGAGCTGGTTAATGATTATGATCATAAATTGAAGAATTTGGAATTAAACCTCGAATCACAAAGGCCCTTACTTGTTGAGCAGTTAAATTATATATCAAAAATACATGACCGAGTATATCACGTAATTAGGGTGGTTGATGTTAATAAATCAGATCAGTCGGACTTTTCCGAGTCCTTGTTCCTTCCACAAGGTATGGACATGGATGAGAACCTACGCGCTTCTCTGGCCGGTATGGAATCTATCTATTCACTGGTCAATATTGCTGCGCAGAAGGTAAGCGATGCAATGGAAGAGAGGACCAGTGAAACGAAAGGTCTAAATGAGACTCTTGCTCAATTGGTGAAGGATAAACAACAGATTGGATCCCTACTTAGAAGTGCTTTGTCAAGAAGGATGTCATCAGATTCATTATCCAAAACAAATGAGGTCCTACATTCCGCCGAAAATGGTTTCAGAGAGGCAGGGATATACTTCAGATTCAGTAATCTGCAGCATGGTGACAATGATAAATCAGGTGCTGTGGATATAGAGAAGGATGAAGTCTTTACTCTG GCTGGCGCTCTGGAGAACAGTGTTAAGGAATATCAGCTGGAGATCATTGATCTTCAAAATTCTGTGGGAGAACTTAG GGCAGAGTTGTGTATACTTAAGGCCAATGTGGAGGCTCAAGCCACGGAACTAAGTCAAAGAAAGCATCGGATAGAGGAACttgaagagaaggaaagagtagCCAATGAAAAT GTTGAAGGGCTTATGATGGACATAGCAGCTgctgaagaagaaatttcaagaTGGAAAGTGGCAGCAGAACAAGAGGCTGCAGCAGGCAGAGCCATTGAACAAGAGTATTTGGCACAG TTGTCAGCCGTTAGGCAGGAACTGGATGATGCAAAGCAAGCCATGATGGAATCAGAGAAAAAGCTCAAATTCAAAGAAGAGACTGCTGAAGCAGCCATGGCTGCAAGAGATGCCGCTGATAAGTCTTTGAAGCTTGCAGACTTGAGGGCTTCAAGATTGAGGGATAGGATGGAGGAGCTTTCCCATCAGCTTGAGGAGTCTGATATCCGAGAAGATTCAAGGATCCGGAACAGGCCAAGATATATATGCTGGCCCTGGGAATGGCTGGGGCTGAACTTTGTAGGATATCACCTGTCTGAGACACAACAGCAGAATTCAAATGAAATGGAGCTTTCAGAACCGTTATTATAA
- the LOC122655893 gene encoding paramyosin-like isoform X2 — translation MASAGDEDADVVLSDVEGEDSVPEVLKIPSQEDISVEKFREILAELERERQAREAAESAKSEMQVSFNRLKVLAHEAIKKRDEITKLRNEALREKEEALRSNEKLSGELAEALKLKDEISKHQEDRARQLDEAVKARDFSRSEIEGTAHMLVSGIEKISGKISNFKNFSGSGLPRSQKYSGLRAVAYGIIKRTNEIVEELIRQIDVATKSRNEAREQMEQRNYEIAIEVSQLEATISGLREEVVKKASKAENLEKSIADKDVKISEIDRQMSEKLDAVEKEATGLRELVNDYDHKLKNLELNLESQRPLLVEQLNYISKIHDRVYHVIRVVDVNKSDQSDFSESLFLPQGMDMDENLRASLAGMESIYSLVNIAAQKVSDAMEERTSETKGLNETLAQLVKDKQQIGSLLRSALSRRMSSDSLSKTNEVLHSAENGFREAGIYFRFSNLQHGDNDKSGAVDIEKDEVFTLAGALENSVKEYQLEIIDLQNSVGELRAELCILKANVEAQATELSQRKHRIEELEEKERVANENVEGLMMDIAAAEEEISRWKVAAEQEAAAGRAIEQEYLVQLSAVRQELDDAKQAMMESEKKLKFKEETAEAAMAARDAADKSLKLADLRASRLRDRMEELSHQLEESDIREDSRIRNRPRYICWPWEWLGLNFVGYHLSETQQQNSNEMELSEPLL, via the exons ATGGCGAGCGCTGGCGATGAAGATGCCGATGTTGTTCTCAGCGATGTGGAGGGGGAGGATTCCGTCCCCGAAGTCCTCAAAATTCCGTCTCAAGAAGATATTTCTGTGGAGAAATTTAGAGAGATTCTTGCAGAGCTTGAACGTGAGCGACAAGCTAGGGAGGCTGCGGAGAGTGCCAAATCCGAGATGCAGGTGTCTTTTAATCGCTTGAAAGTGCTTGCTCATGAGGCGATAAAGAAGCGTGACGAGATCACGAAGCTGAGGAATGAGGCATTACGGGAAAAGGAAGAAGCGTTGAGATCGAATGAGAAGTTATCAGGGGAACTAGCGGAGGCTCTGAAGCTGAAAGATGAAATTTCGAAACACCAGGAGGATAGGGCTCGGCAGCTTGATGAAGCTGTGAAAGCAAGGGACTTCTCGCGTTCGGAAATTGAAGGCACTGCCCATATGCTTGTGAGTGGTATCGAGAAGATCTCTGGAAAGATTAGTAACTTCAAGAATTTTTCTGGGTCTGGGCTTCCTAGATCTCAGAAGTACAGCGGATTACGGGCTGTTGCTTATGGAATTATCAAGAGAACAAACGAAATTGTTGAAGAACTTATTAGGCAGATTGACGTGGCAACTAAGTCCAGAAATGAAGCTCGTGAGCAGATGGAACAAAGAAATTATGAAATAGCTATTGAAGTTTCTCAACTTGAAGCCACGATTAGTGGGTTGAGGGAGGAGGTGGTGAAGAAAGCATCTAAAGCTGAGAATCTGGAGAAGTCAATTGCTGATAAAGATGTGAAGATATCTGAGATAGATAGACAGATGTCAGAGAAGCTGGACGCGGTGGAGAAGGAGGCAACGGGGTTAAGGGAGCTGGTTAATGATTATGATCATAAATTGAAGAATTTGGAATTAAACCTCGAATCACAAAGGCCCTTACTTGTTGAGCAGTTAAATTATATATCAAAAATACATGACCGAGTATATCACGTAATTAGGGTGGTTGATGTTAATAAATCAGATCAGTCGGACTTTTCCGAGTCCTTGTTCCTTCCACAAGGTATGGACATGGATGAGAACCTACGCGCTTCTCTGGCCGGTATGGAATCTATCTATTCACTGGTCAATATTGCTGCGCAGAAGGTAAGCGATGCAATGGAAGAGAGGACCAGTGAAACGAAAGGTCTAAATGAGACTCTTGCTCAATTGGTGAAGGATAAACAACAGATTGGATCCCTACTTAGAAGTGCTTTGTCAAGAAGGATGTCATCAGATTCATTATCCAAAACAAATGAGGTCCTACATTCCGCCGAAAATGGTTTCAGAGAGGCAGGGATATACTTCAGATTCAGTAATCTGCAGCATGGTGACAATGATAAATCAGGTGCTGTGGATATAGAGAAGGATGAAGTCTTTACTCTG GCTGGCGCTCTGGAGAACAGTGTTAAGGAATATCAGCTGGAGATCATTGATCTTCAAAATTCTGTGGGAGAACTTAG GGCAGAGTTGTGTATACTTAAGGCCAATGTGGAGGCTCAAGCCACGGAACTAAGTCAAAGAAAGCATCGGATAGAGGAACttgaagagaaggaaagagtagCCAATGAAAAT GTTGAAGGGCTTATGATGGACATAGCAGCTgctgaagaagaaatttcaagaTGGAAAGTGGCAGCAGAACAAGAGGCTGCAGCAGGCAGAGCCATTGAACAAGAGTATTTGG TGCAGTTGTCAGCCGTTAGGCAGGAACTGGATGATGCAAAGCAAGCCATGATGGAATCAGAGAAAAAGCTCAAATTCAAAGAAGAGACTGCTGAAGCAGCCATGGCTGCAAGAGATGCCGCTGATAAGTCTTTGAAGCTTGCAGACTTGAGGGCTTCAAGATTGAGGGATAGGATGGAGGAGCTTTCCCATCAGCTTGAGGAGTCTGATATCCGAGAAGATTCAAGGATCCGGAACAGGCCAAGATATATATGCTGGCCCTGGGAATGGCTGGGGCTGAACTTTGTAGGATATCACCTGTCTGAGACACAACAGCAGAATTCAAATGAAATGGAGCTTTCAGAACCGTTATTATAA
- the LOC122655852 gene encoding ultraviolet-B receptor UVR8-like gives MVATGGGTPSLQCDDIVEQPVSSIVAPSLPAFQRQQRHCFGESIPGEFPLAANPSIFLHVLTGCNMDPRDLAKLEATCSFFRNPANFDPDFGLSISELAALDMCHKRAIFKPMTTEERDLLRQRCGGSWKLVLRFLLAGEVCSRREKSHAIAGPGHSIAVTSKGAVYSFGSNSTGQLGHGTLEEEWRPRQIRSLQGIRIIQAAVGVGRTMLISDVGRVYAFGKDSFGETELPGEGTRCVTTPQPVESLKDIFVVQAAIAHFFTAVLSREGRVYTISWGNDTKLCHQTEPNDQEPRPLLGSLENIPVVQIAAGYCYLLALACQPSGMSVYSVGCGLGGKLGHGSKTDERYPRLIEQFQALNLQPVVVAAGAWHAAVVGEDGRVCTWGWGRYGCLGHGDEECELVPKVVTGLSEVKAVHVATGDYTTFVVCESGDVYSFGCGESSNLGHNIEPDGQGNRPTHVYSPQLVASLKQVKERVVQISLTNAVYWNAHTFALTETGKLYAFGSGNKGQLGVELDQNERGNPDLVDIDLS, from the exons ATGGTTGCAACAGGGGGTGGAACCCCATCCCTACAATGCGATGACATTGTCGAACAACCTGTCAGCTCTATTGTTGCCCCTTCTTTACCTGCATTTCAGCGCCAACAACGTCATTGCTTTGGAGAATCTATCCCTGGAGAATTCCCCTTGGCTGCCAACCCTTCTATCTTTCTCCATGTTCTTACAGGTTGTAATATGGACCCTCGAGATCTTGCAAAACTTGAG GCAACATGTTCTTTCTTCAGGAACCCTGCaaattttgaccctgattttggcctgTCCATATCAGAGTTGGCTGCTCTGGATATGTGCCACAAGAGAGCCATATTTAAGCCAATGACAACTGAAGAAAGAGATCTTCTGAGGCAGAGGTGTGGGGGTTCTTGGAAGCTGGTCTTACGGTTTCTGCTGGCTGGAGAAGTATGTAGCAGGAGGGAGAAATCACATGCGATAGCAGGCCCAGGTCATAGCATCGCTGTGACATCAAAAGGGGCAGTCTATTCATTTGGCTCTAACAGCACAGGCCAGCTTGGGCATGGCACATTGGAAGAGGAATGGCGGCCTCGGCAAATCAG ATCTTTGCAAGGAATTCGGATTATTCAAGCAGCCGTTGGGGTTGGTAGGACAATGTTGATAAGTGATGTTGGGAGAGTGTATGCATTTGGAAAGGACTCCTTTGGCGAAACTGAATTACCTGGTGAAGGAACTAGATGTGTTACAACACCACAACCTGTTGAGTCCTTAAAGGACATATTTGTCGTTCAGGCTGCAATCGCGCATTTCTTTACAGCTGTTCTATCTAGAGAGGGCAGGGTCTATACAATATCTTGGGGCAATGACACCAAGCTTTGTCATCAGACTGAACCAAATGACCAAGAGCCGCGTCCCCTGTTAGGTTCTCTGGAGAACATACCTGTGGTGCAAATCGCGGCTGGGTATTGTTACCTCCTAGCCCTGGCTTGTCAACCTAGTGGCAT GTCTGTGTACTCTGTGGGGTGCGGTTTAGGGGGAAAGCTTGGTCATGGTTCAAAGACAGACGAGAGATACCCTCGATTGATTGAACAATTCCAGGCTCTTAATCTTCAGCCGGTGGTGGTTGCAGCTGGTGCTTGGCATGCTGCTGTAGTGGGGGAAGATGGACGAGTCTGCACTTGGGGTTGGGGGCGTTATGGATGTTTGGGTCATGGCGACGAAGAATGTGAATTGGTGCCAAAAGTAGTGACAGGCTTAAGTGAGGTCAAAGCTGTCCATGTTGCCACCGGGGACTATACGACTTTTGTAGTGTGTGAAAGTGGTGATGTGTATTCATTTGGATGTGGAGAATCATCTAATCTTGGACACAATATTGAGCCTGATGGACAG GGAAACAGGCCTACACATGTTTATTCCCCACAGCTGGTGGCGTCGCTAAAGCAGGTGAAGGAGCGTGTTGTACAAATCAGCCTCACCAATGCCGTTTATTGGAATGCCCATACTTTTGCACTCACAGAGACAGGAAAGTTGTATGCATTTGGTTCAGGTAACAAAGGCCAACTAGGTGTGGAACTTGACCAGAACGAGAGGGGGAATCCAGACCTTGTTGACATTGATCTCAGTTAA
- the LOC122655819 gene encoding serine/threonine-protein kinase AFC2-like isoform X1, which produces MEMECLTEFPHTHMDRRPRKRPRLAWDVVQAPKAQPGIFCGQEVGNLTSYAPSRAPSDLTSSLFVKGVARNGSPPWRDDDKDGHYIFALGENLTSRYRIHGKMGEGTFGQVLECWDRERKEMVAIKIVRGIKKYREAAMIEIEVLQQLGKHDKGGSRCVQIRNWFDYRNHICIVFEKLGPSLYDFLRKNNYRSFPIDLVRELGRQLLECVAFMHDLRLIHTDLKPENILLVSSDYVKVPDYKVSSRSPKDGSYFKRLPKSSAIKVIDFGSTTYEHQDHSYIVSTRHYRAPEVILGLGWSYPCDIWSVGCILVELCSGEALFQTHENLEHLAMMERVLGPIPQHMLKRVDRHAEKYVRRGRLDWPEGATSRESIKAVLKLPRLQNLVMQHVDHSAGEVIDLLQGLLRYDPVDRLTAHEALKHPFFTRDHHRRS; this is translated from the exons ATGGAGATGGAGTGTTTGACGGAGTTTCCTCATACACACATGGATCGGCGTCCCAGAAAGAGGCCGAGGCTTGCTTGGGATGTCGTGCAGGCACCGAAG GCCCAGCCAGGAATATTTTGTGGCCAAGAGGTTGGAAATCTGACAAGCTATGCACCTTCGAGGGCACCCTCGGACCTTACTAGTTCTCTGTTTGTAAAGGGAGTTGCTCGAAATGGTTCTCCCCCATGGCGAGATGATGACAAAGATGGACATTACATTTTTGCGCTTGGAGAAAATTTAACTTCTCGCT ATCGGATCCACGGCAAAATGGGTGAAG GGACCTTTGGTCAGGTCTTAGAATGCTGGgatagggagaggaaggaaatGGTTGCCATCAAAATTGTCCGCGGTATAAAGAAATACCGGGAAGCAGCCATGATAGAAATTGAAGTCCTTCAACAGCTCGGTAAACATGATAAAGGGGGCAGTCG TTGTGTGCAAATACGGAACTGGTTTGACTATCGTAACCATATCTGTATT GTCTTTGAGAAGCTTGGACCAAGCTTATACGATTTTCTACGGAAAAACAATTATCGCTCATTTCCCATTGATCTAGTCCGTGAGCTTGGCAGACAACTATTGGAATGTGTAGCAT TCATGCATGATTTGCGGCTCATACATACTGACTTGAAGCCGGAGAACATACTACTTGTTTCTTCAGATTACGTTAAAGTGCCAGATTACAAG GTTTCATCTCGGTCACCCAAAGATGGTTCTTATTTTAAAAGGTTGCCGAAGTCGAGCGCCATAAAGGTGATTGATTTTGGCAGCACAACATATGAACACCAAGATCATAGCTACATTGTGTCAACGAGACATTACCGTGCACCTGAGGTTATTCTTG GCCTTGGTTGGAGTTACCCATGTGATATTTGGAGTGTGGGTTGTATATTGGTAGAACTCTGCTCA GGTGAGGCCCTTTTTCAAACGCATGAAAACTTGGAGCACCTTGCAATGATGGAGAGGGTATTAGGTCCGATTCCACAGCACATGTTGAAAAGAGTAGA TCGGCATGCGGAGAAGTATGTTAGAAGAGGTAGATTAGATTGGCCTGAAGGTGCGACCTCAAGAGAGAGCATTAAAGCCGTTTTGAAGCTTCCTCGACTCCAG AACCTAGTAATGCAGCATGTAGACCATTCAGCAGGTGAAGTCATAGATCTGTTGCAAGGTCTCCTTCGGTATGATCCTGTGGATCGATTGACTGCTCATGAGGCTCTCAAGCATCCTTTCTTCACGAGGGACCATCACAGGAGGTCTTGA
- the LOC122655819 gene encoding serine/threonine-protein kinase AFC2-like isoform X2 — MGEGTFGQVLECWDRERKEMVAIKIVRGIKKYREAAMIEIEVLQQLGKHDKGGSRCVQIRNWFDYRNHICIVFEKLGPSLYDFLRKNNYRSFPIDLVRELGRQLLECVAFMHDLRLIHTDLKPENILLVSSDYVKVPDYKVSSRSPKDGSYFKRLPKSSAIKVIDFGSTTYEHQDHSYIVSTRHYRAPEVILGLGWSYPCDIWSVGCILVELCSGEALFQTHENLEHLAMMERVLGPIPQHMLKRVDRHAEKYVRRGRLDWPEGATSRESIKAVLKLPRLQNLVMQHVDHSAGEVIDLLQGLLRYDPVDRLTAHEALKHPFFTRDHHRRS; from the exons ATGGGTGAAG GGACCTTTGGTCAGGTCTTAGAATGCTGGgatagggagaggaaggaaatGGTTGCCATCAAAATTGTCCGCGGTATAAAGAAATACCGGGAAGCAGCCATGATAGAAATTGAAGTCCTTCAACAGCTCGGTAAACATGATAAAGGGGGCAGTCG TTGTGTGCAAATACGGAACTGGTTTGACTATCGTAACCATATCTGTATT GTCTTTGAGAAGCTTGGACCAAGCTTATACGATTTTCTACGGAAAAACAATTATCGCTCATTTCCCATTGATCTAGTCCGTGAGCTTGGCAGACAACTATTGGAATGTGTAGCAT TCATGCATGATTTGCGGCTCATACATACTGACTTGAAGCCGGAGAACATACTACTTGTTTCTTCAGATTACGTTAAAGTGCCAGATTACAAG GTTTCATCTCGGTCACCCAAAGATGGTTCTTATTTTAAAAGGTTGCCGAAGTCGAGCGCCATAAAGGTGATTGATTTTGGCAGCACAACATATGAACACCAAGATCATAGCTACATTGTGTCAACGAGACATTACCGTGCACCTGAGGTTATTCTTG GCCTTGGTTGGAGTTACCCATGTGATATTTGGAGTGTGGGTTGTATATTGGTAGAACTCTGCTCA GGTGAGGCCCTTTTTCAAACGCATGAAAACTTGGAGCACCTTGCAATGATGGAGAGGGTATTAGGTCCGATTCCACAGCACATGTTGAAAAGAGTAGA TCGGCATGCGGAGAAGTATGTTAGAAGAGGTAGATTAGATTGGCCTGAAGGTGCGACCTCAAGAGAGAGCATTAAAGCCGTTTTGAAGCTTCCTCGACTCCAG AACCTAGTAATGCAGCATGTAGACCATTCAGCAGGTGAAGTCATAGATCTGTTGCAAGGTCTCCTTCGGTATGATCCTGTGGATCGATTGACTGCTCATGAGGCTCTCAAGCATCCTTTCTTCACGAGGGACCATCACAGGAGGTCTTGA
- the LOC122655819 gene encoding serine/threonine-protein kinase AFC1-like isoform X3: MIKGAVVMHDLRLIHTDLKPENILLVSSDYVKVPDYKVSSRSPKDGSYFKRLPKSSAIKVIDFGSTTYEHQDHSYIVSTRHYRAPEVILGLGWSYPCDIWSVGCILVELCSGEALFQTHENLEHLAMMERVLGPIPQHMLKRVDRHAEKYVRRGRLDWPEGATSRESIKAVLKLPRLQNLVMQHVDHSAGEVIDLLQGLLRYDPVDRLTAHEALKHPFFTRDHHRRS; the protein is encoded by the exons ATGATAAAGGGGGCAGTCG TCATGCATGATTTGCGGCTCATACATACTGACTTGAAGCCGGAGAACATACTACTTGTTTCTTCAGATTACGTTAAAGTGCCAGATTACAAG GTTTCATCTCGGTCACCCAAAGATGGTTCTTATTTTAAAAGGTTGCCGAAGTCGAGCGCCATAAAGGTGATTGATTTTGGCAGCACAACATATGAACACCAAGATCATAGCTACATTGTGTCAACGAGACATTACCGTGCACCTGAGGTTATTCTTG GCCTTGGTTGGAGTTACCCATGTGATATTTGGAGTGTGGGTTGTATATTGGTAGAACTCTGCTCA GGTGAGGCCCTTTTTCAAACGCATGAAAACTTGGAGCACCTTGCAATGATGGAGAGGGTATTAGGTCCGATTCCACAGCACATGTTGAAAAGAGTAGA TCGGCATGCGGAGAAGTATGTTAGAAGAGGTAGATTAGATTGGCCTGAAGGTGCGACCTCAAGAGAGAGCATTAAAGCCGTTTTGAAGCTTCCTCGACTCCAG AACCTAGTAATGCAGCATGTAGACCATTCAGCAGGTGAAGTCATAGATCTGTTGCAAGGTCTCCTTCGGTATGATCCTGTGGATCGATTGACTGCTCATGAGGCTCTCAAGCATCCTTTCTTCACGAGGGACCATCACAGGAGGTCTTGA
- the LOC122655819 gene encoding serine/threonine-protein kinase AFC1-like isoform X4, whose protein sequence is MHDLRLIHTDLKPENILLVSSDYVKVPDYKVSSRSPKDGSYFKRLPKSSAIKVIDFGSTTYEHQDHSYIVSTRHYRAPEVILGLGWSYPCDIWSVGCILVELCSGEALFQTHENLEHLAMMERVLGPIPQHMLKRVDRHAEKYVRRGRLDWPEGATSRESIKAVLKLPRLQNLVMQHVDHSAGEVIDLLQGLLRYDPVDRLTAHEALKHPFFTRDHHRRS, encoded by the exons ATGCATGATTTGCGGCTCATACATACTGACTTGAAGCCGGAGAACATACTACTTGTTTCTTCAGATTACGTTAAAGTGCCAGATTACAAG GTTTCATCTCGGTCACCCAAAGATGGTTCTTATTTTAAAAGGTTGCCGAAGTCGAGCGCCATAAAGGTGATTGATTTTGGCAGCACAACATATGAACACCAAGATCATAGCTACATTGTGTCAACGAGACATTACCGTGCACCTGAGGTTATTCTTG GCCTTGGTTGGAGTTACCCATGTGATATTTGGAGTGTGGGTTGTATATTGGTAGAACTCTGCTCA GGTGAGGCCCTTTTTCAAACGCATGAAAACTTGGAGCACCTTGCAATGATGGAGAGGGTATTAGGTCCGATTCCACAGCACATGTTGAAAAGAGTAGA TCGGCATGCGGAGAAGTATGTTAGAAGAGGTAGATTAGATTGGCCTGAAGGTGCGACCTCAAGAGAGAGCATTAAAGCCGTTTTGAAGCTTCCTCGACTCCAG AACCTAGTAATGCAGCATGTAGACCATTCAGCAGGTGAAGTCATAGATCTGTTGCAAGGTCTCCTTCGGTATGATCCTGTGGATCGATTGACTGCTCATGAGGCTCTCAAGCATCCTTTCTTCACGAGGGACCATCACAGGAGGTCTTGA